In Serratia sp. FDAARGOS_506, a genomic segment contains:
- a CDS encoding Gfo/Idh/MocA family protein: MSSTQPNNVAQPPVRVLVVGAGARGEIYSRYALAHPDLMQVVAVAEPRDAYREQFVAQHAIAPENVFTDWRQAADAGKLADAVLICTQDQMHLEPALAFARQGYAMLLEKPLSPDADECRAIVAEVVRQKLIFSVGHVLRYTRYTQKLKQLLRDGAIGDIVSLQHLEPVGYWHQAHSFVRGNWRNDRQAAFMLLQKSCHDIDWIRYVMEQPCEQVSSFGNLRHFRRENQPAGAADNCLDCAVETSCPYSAKRIYLGDDHKATPGFLRVLTPDPNPTTLRAALRDGPYGRCVYRCDNNVVDHQVVNMQFAGGRTASFTMTAFTRHEDRHTRIFGSRGCLEGDGRHIRITSFLDDGETHYDTDAGQDLHAMAGHGGGDYYLMQHFIAAIRANDPSQVLAGPAEALESHLMVFAAERARREAAVIALNGA; encoded by the coding sequence AACCCAACAACGTTGCCCAGCCCCCGGTGCGGGTGCTGGTAGTCGGCGCCGGCGCGCGCGGTGAAATCTACTCGCGCTACGCGCTGGCACACCCCGACTTGATGCAGGTGGTGGCGGTGGCGGAACCGCGCGACGCCTACCGCGAGCAGTTCGTGGCGCAGCACGCCATCGCGCCGGAAAATGTCTTCACCGACTGGCGCCAGGCCGCCGACGCCGGCAAGCTGGCCGACGCGGTGCTGATCTGCACTCAGGATCAAATGCATCTGGAACCTGCGCTGGCCTTCGCCCGCCAGGGCTACGCCATGCTGCTGGAAAAGCCGCTGTCGCCGGATGCCGACGAGTGCCGCGCCATCGTCGCCGAGGTGGTGCGCCAAAAGCTGATCTTCTCGGTCGGCCATGTGCTGCGCTACACCCGCTATACCCAAAAGCTCAAGCAACTGCTGCGCGACGGCGCGATCGGCGACATCGTCAGCCTGCAACACCTGGAGCCGGTCGGCTACTGGCATCAGGCGCACTCCTTCGTGCGCGGCAACTGGCGCAACGATCGGCAGGCCGCTTTTATGCTGCTGCAGAAATCCTGCCACGATATCGATTGGATCCGCTACGTGATGGAGCAGCCCTGCGAACAGGTCAGCTCCTTCGGCAACCTGCGCCACTTCCGCCGGGAAAACCAACCGGCCGGCGCGGCGGACAACTGCCTGGATTGCGCGGTGGAGACGTCCTGCCCCTATTCCGCCAAACGCATCTATCTGGGCGACGACCACAAGGCCACGCCCGGCTTTCTGCGCGTGTTGACGCCAGACCCCAACCCAACGACGCTGCGGGCGGCGCTGCGCGACGGGCCCTACGGCCGCTGCGTTTACCGCTGCGACAATAACGTGGTCGATCATCAGGTGGTCAACATGCAGTTCGCCGGCGGCCGCACCGCGTCGTTCACCATGACGGCCTTTACCCGCCACGAAGATCGCCACACCCGCATCTTCGGCAGCCGCGGCTGCCTGGAGGGCGACGGCCGCCATATCCGCATCACCTCGTTCCTCGACGACGGCGAAACACATTACGACACCGACGCCGGCCAGGATCTGCACGCCATGGCCGGCCACGGCGGCGGCGACTACTACCTGATGCAGCACTTTATCGCGGCCATTCGCGCCAACGATCCCAGCCAGGTGCTGGCCGGCCCGGCGGAAGCGCTGGAGAGCCACCTGATGGTGTTCGCCGCCGAACGCGCACGCCGCGAAGCGGCGGTGATCGCCCTGAACGGAGCCTGA
- a CDS encoding ROK family protein, with amino-acid sequence MRYGFDIGGTKIEMAAYDRRLNRVLLQRVRTPTDDYGEFVACIAGLVEQADRELHTHGSIGIGLPGITDPVSRRQLAVNVPCLTGHCLADDLTQALARPIAIENDCRCFALSEASTPQTAHLPLVFGAIIGTGAGGGLVVNRQLHKGRNGLAGEWGHMPISAQLAQRYNLPLFGCNCGLTGCFERYVSGSGLLALSRHFAHPAADVPALVASYRAGDTLAQWLMTVYVDILASALAGLQLLLDVDAFVLGGGLSNVSELYRLLPTAMRRWLLPGVEPAAVFPPVHGDSSGVRGAALLQAAA; translated from the coding sequence ATGCGTTACGGCTTCGATATCGGCGGCACCAAAATCGAAATGGCCGCTTACGATCGCCGGCTCAATCGGGTGCTGCTCCAGCGCGTGCGCACCCCAACCGACGATTATGGCGAGTTCGTGGCCTGCATCGCCGGGCTGGTCGAGCAGGCAGACCGTGAGCTGCATACGCACGGCAGCATCGGCATCGGCCTGCCGGGGATCACCGATCCCGTCAGCCGCCGCCAACTGGCGGTCAACGTGCCCTGCCTGACGGGGCATTGCCTGGCGGATGATTTGACGCAGGCGCTGGCGCGGCCGATCGCCATCGAGAACGACTGCCGCTGTTTCGCGCTGTCGGAAGCCAGCACGCCGCAAACCGCCCATCTGCCGCTGGTTTTCGGCGCCATCATCGGCACCGGCGCCGGCGGCGGCCTGGTGGTGAACCGGCAACTGCATAAGGGGCGCAACGGGCTGGCGGGTGAATGGGGCCATATGCCGATCTCCGCCCAACTGGCGCAGCGTTACAATCTGCCGCTGTTCGGTTGTAACTGCGGGCTGACCGGCTGCTTTGAACGCTACGTCTCCGGCAGCGGGCTGCTGGCGCTGAGCCGCCACTTTGCCCATCCGGCCGCCGACGTGCCGGCGCTGGTCGCCAGCTACCGCGCGGGGGATACGCTCGCACAGTGGCTGATGACCGTCTACGTCGACATTCTGGCCAGCGCACTGGCCGGTTTGCAGCTGCTGCTGGACGTCGATGCCTTCGTGCTGGGCGGCGGGTTGTCCAACGTCAGCGAGCTGTATCGGCTGTTGCCAACGGCAATGCGGCGCTGGCTGCTGCCGGGCGTGGAACCGGCAGCGGTATTCCCGCCGGTGCACGGTGACAGCAGCGGCGTGCGTGGCGCGGCGCTATTACAGGCGGCGGCATAA
- the agaR gene encoding transcriptional repressor AgaR, producing the protein MINTAKRRELIIDQLCREGSVRVEQLSQQFSVSSVTIRSDLRQLEKHGCAVRAYGGAMLNKQFAFDRPLQDKGRINRDVKHAIACAAAALIEDGDAVILDSGSTTSQMAPQLAGKKDLVVMTNALNIAFELANNEQIDLMVVGGSVRRKAWSLYGPAAEQQLRQYRFDKLFLGVDGFDLAGGITTPDPGEAQLNRVMCEVAREVIAIADASKFGRTSFCMIREIGQIHRLVTDSRIPEHYLQALHHLGIDVIIADR; encoded by the coding sequence ATGATCAATACCGCAAAACGCCGGGAATTAATTATCGACCAGCTGTGCCGCGAAGGCTCGGTGCGCGTGGAACAGCTCAGCCAGCAGTTTTCGGTGTCCAGCGTCACCATCCGCAGCGATCTGCGCCAGCTGGAAAAGCACGGCTGCGCGGTGCGCGCTTACGGCGGCGCCATGTTGAACAAACAGTTCGCCTTCGATCGCCCGCTGCAGGACAAGGGCCGCATCAACCGCGACGTAAAACACGCCATCGCCTGCGCGGCGGCGGCGCTGATTGAAGACGGCGACGCCGTCATCCTCGACTCCGGCTCCACCACCAGCCAGATGGCGCCGCAGCTGGCGGGGAAAAAGGATCTGGTGGTGATGACCAACGCGCTGAACATCGCCTTCGAGCTGGCCAACAACGAGCAGATCGATCTGATGGTGGTCGGCGGCAGCGTGCGCCGCAAGGCCTGGTCGCTGTACGGCCCCGCCGCCGAACAGCAGCTGCGCCAGTACCGGTTCGACAAGCTGTTTCTCGGCGTCGACGGTTTCGATCTGGCGGGCGGCATCACCACGCCGGATCCGGGCGAAGCGCAGCTAAACCGGGTGATGTGCGAAGTGGCGCGCGAAGTGATCGCCATTGCCGACGCCAGCAAATTCGGCCGCACCAGCTTTTGCATGATCCGCGAAATCGGCCAGATCCACCGGCTGGTCACCGACAGCCGCATCCCGGAACACTATCTGCAGGCGCTGCACCATTTAGGGATCGACGTGATTATCGCCGACCGTTAA
- a CDS encoding SIS domain-containing protein translates to MNAYFSYEADWLKQRSAWHTAAEIWQQPDLWAALHRQLQDQQAQWQPFLAPLLANPRLQIILCGAGSSAFAGRALAPWLREKTGRDVAAYGTTDIVANPRQYLDPERPTLLVSFARSGNSPESVATVELADQLLPESYHLMLVCNPDSKLAQYAHRRDNVCSLVMPQGSNDQSFAMTSSFSCMMLSAALLLGPLSLEAAQAPLNAMVQRCRALRETLQPQVKALAASGFRRYITLGGSCFTGLAEEASLKMLELTAGRIVTRYDSPLGLRHGPKFMVDGQTLVVLMFSHDDYARQYDRDLWNELQRDGLAMQLVGLTGAPQTPSDALLPMHQATDDIWLLFPYLLFSQMLAFESSLALGLTPDNPCPTGEVNRVVKGVTIYRFPVL, encoded by the coding sequence ATGAACGCGTATTTCTCTTACGAGGCGGATTGGCTGAAGCAGCGCAGCGCCTGGCACACCGCCGCAGAGATTTGGCAGCAGCCCGATCTATGGGCGGCGCTGCACCGGCAACTGCAGGATCAACAGGCGCAGTGGCAGCCGTTCCTGGCGCCGCTGTTGGCCAACCCGCGCCTGCAAATCATACTGTGCGGCGCCGGCAGTTCAGCGTTCGCCGGCCGTGCCCTGGCGCCCTGGCTGCGCGAAAAAACCGGCCGCGACGTGGCGGCCTACGGCACCACCGATATCGTCGCCAACCCGCGGCAGTACCTCGATCCTGAGCGGCCAACGCTGCTGGTCTCCTTCGCCCGCTCGGGCAACAGCCCGGAGAGCGTGGCGACGGTGGAGCTGGCCGACCAACTGCTGCCGGAAAGCTACCACCTGATGCTGGTCTGCAACCCGGACAGCAAGCTGGCGCAGTATGCGCATCGGCGCGACAACGTCTGTTCGCTGGTGATGCCGCAAGGCTCCAACGATCAGAGCTTCGCCATGACCTCCAGCTTCAGCTGCATGATGCTGAGCGCCGCGCTGCTGCTCGGCCCGCTTTCGCTCGAGGCCGCCCAGGCGCCGCTGAACGCCATGGTGCAGCGCTGCCGCGCACTGCGCGAAACGCTGCAGCCGCAGGTGAAAGCGCTGGCCGCCAGCGGTTTCCGCCGTTATATCACCCTCGGCGGCAGCTGCTTTACCGGCCTGGCGGAAGAGGCCTCGCTCAAGATGCTGGAGCTGACCGCCGGGCGCATCGTGACGCGCTACGACTCGCCGCTCGGCCTGCGCCACGGCCCTAAATTTATGGTCGACGGCCAAACATTGGTGGTGCTTATGTTCTCCCACGATGATTACGCCCGCCAGTATGACCGCGATCTGTGGAACGAGCTGCAGCGCGACGGGCTGGCGATGCAATTGGTCGGTTTGACCGGCGCTCCCCAGACGCCGTCCGATGCCTTGCTGCCTATGCACCAGGCCACGGACGATATCTGGCTGCTGTTCCCGTATCTGCTGTTCAGCCAAATGCTGGCCTTCGAGAGTTCGCTGGCGCTGGGGCTGACCCCGGACAACCCTTGCCCGACCGGCGAGGTTAACCGGGTGGTGAAAGGCGTGACGATTTACCGTTTCCCTGTGCTGTAA
- a CDS encoding tagatose bisphosphate family class II aldolase, translating into MYLIANREMLLKAQRQGYAVPAFNVHNLETVQVVAETAAELRSPVIMAGTPGTFSYAGTDYLIGICQSAAHRYDLPLALHLDHHEELDDIEHKVKSGIRSVMIDGSHLPFEQNIAKVAAAVALCHRYGASVEAELGRLGGQEDDLIVDTADSFYTDPAAAREFVTATGIDSLAVAIGSAHGLYHGEPKLDFERLALIREQVDVPLVLHGASGIPEAMVKRAISLGVCKVNVATELKIAFADAVKSYFSQHPDANDPRKYIVPGKLAMKEVVAEKIRICGSSGML; encoded by the coding sequence ATGTATCTGATAGCCAACCGAGAAATGCTGCTCAAGGCGCAGCGCCAGGGTTACGCCGTTCCGGCGTTTAACGTCCACAATCTGGAAACCGTGCAGGTGGTGGCGGAAACCGCCGCCGAGCTGCGCTCGCCGGTGATCATGGCCGGCACGCCCGGCACCTTCAGCTACGCCGGCACCGACTACCTGATCGGCATTTGCCAATCGGCCGCGCACCGCTACGATTTGCCGCTGGCGCTGCATCTGGATCATCACGAAGAGCTGGACGACATCGAGCACAAGGTGAAAAGCGGCATCCGTTCGGTGATGATCGACGGTTCCCATCTGCCGTTCGAGCAGAACATCGCCAAAGTGGCCGCTGCGGTCGCCTTGTGCCACCGCTATGGCGCCAGCGTGGAAGCGGAACTGGGCCGCCTGGGTGGGCAGGAAGACGATCTGATCGTCGATACGGCGGACAGCTTCTATACCGACCCGGCGGCGGCACGCGAGTTCGTCACCGCCACCGGCATCGATTCGCTGGCGGTGGCGATCGGTTCCGCCCACGGCCTTTATCACGGCGAGCCAAAGCTGGACTTCGAACGCCTGGCGCTGATCCGCGAACAGGTGGACGTGCCCCTGGTGCTGCACGGCGCCTCCGGCATTCCGGAGGCGATGGTCAAGCGCGCGATCTCGCTCGGCGTCTGCAAGGTCAACGTCGCCACCGAACTGAAAATCGCCTTCGCCGACGCGGTGAAAAGCTACTTTTCACAGCATCCGGATGCCAACGACCCGCGCAAATACATCGTCCCCGGCAAGCTGGCGATGAAAGAAGTGGTGGCGGAAAAGATCCGCATCTGCGGCAGCAGCGGCATGCTGTAA
- the ogt gene encoding methylated-DNA--[protein]-cysteine S-methyltransferase, giving the protein MQTFLIDRTATPVGELVLIADEQGRLRAIDWTDHEARLMKLLNTHYRADRFTLREQRDPSGLTDAMQRYFAGELSIIDRLPVMTAGTEFQRTVWQQLRQIPCGEILTYGQLAQRIGRPTASRAVGMANGSNPISIVVPCHRVIGSQGALTGYAGGVQRKQWLLQHEGYLPQDLLSR; this is encoded by the coding sequence ATGCAGACTTTTTTGATTGATCGTACCGCCACGCCGGTGGGGGAACTGGTGCTGATTGCCGATGAACAGGGGCGCCTGCGGGCGATTGACTGGACCGATCACGAAGCGCGCCTGATGAAGCTGCTGAATACCCACTACCGCGCCGATCGCTTCACCCTGCGCGAGCAGCGCGATCCCAGCGGGCTGACCGACGCGATGCAACGCTATTTCGCCGGTGAGCTGAGCATTATCGATCGGCTGCCGGTGATGACCGCCGGCACCGAGTTCCAACGCACCGTGTGGCAACAGCTGCGCCAAATCCCGTGCGGCGAGATCCTGACCTACGGCCAACTGGCGCAACGTATCGGCCGCCCGACCGCCTCACGCGCGGTCGGCATGGCCAACGGTTCAAATCCGATCAGCATCGTGGTGCCCTGCCACCGGGTGATCGGTTCGCAAGGCGCGCTGACCGGCTATGCCGGCGGCGTGCAGCGCAAGCAGTGGCTGCTGCAGCACGAAGGCTACCTGCCGCAGGATCTGCTCTCGCGCTAG
- a CDS encoding FNR family transcription factor, whose translation MIPEKRVIRRIQSGGCAIHCQDCSISQLCIPFTLNAHELDQLDNIIERKKPIQKGQTLFKAGDELKSLYAIRSGTIKSYTITEQGDEQITGFHLAGDLVGFDAIGGLKHPSFAQALETSMVCEIPFETLDDLSGKMPNLRQQIMRLMSGEIKGDQDMILLLSKKNAEERLAAFVYNLSRRFAERGFSPREFRLTMTRGDIGNYLGLTVETISRLLGRFQKSEILSVKGKYITIENADALSVLAGTPRINVTVNA comes from the coding sequence ATGATCCCGGAAAAACGCGTGATTCGTCGTATCCAGTCTGGTGGTTGTGCGATCCATTGCCAGGACTGCAGCATCAGCCAGCTGTGCATTCCTTTCACCCTTAATGCCCACGAGCTGGACCAGCTCGACAACATTATCGAAAGGAAAAAGCCCATCCAGAAAGGCCAGACCCTGTTCAAGGCCGGCGACGAGCTGAAATCGCTGTACGCGATCCGTTCCGGGACCATCAAAAGCTACACCATCACCGAGCAAGGCGACGAGCAGATCACCGGTTTCCACCTGGCGGGTGACCTGGTGGGCTTCGACGCCATCGGCGGTCTGAAGCACCCAAGCTTTGCTCAGGCGCTGGAAACCTCGATGGTGTGCGAGATCCCATTCGAAACCCTCGACGATCTGTCCGGCAAAATGCCAAACCTGCGTCAGCAGATCATGCGGCTGATGAGCGGCGAGATCAAAGGCGACCAGGACATGATCCTGCTGCTGTCGAAGAAAAACGCCGAAGAACGCCTGGCGGCGTTCGTTTACAACCTGTCGCGCCGCTTCGCGGAGCGTGGCTTCTCGCCGCGCGAGTTCCGGTTGACCATGACCCGCGGCGACATCGGCAACTACCTCGGCCTGACGGTGGAAACCATCAGCCGCCTGCTGGGCCGCTTCCAGAAGAGCGAAATCCTCAGCGTGAAAGGTAAATACATCACCATCGAAAACGCCGACGCCCTGTCGGTGCTGGCCGGTACGCCACGCATCAACGTGACCGTCAACGCCTGA